AGCACGGAGAGAGCGGTAGAATTGTAGTTGATGAAATATTGAGAATGAAAAACCGAGAAAATGTCTTTGTTTTGGGAGATTGTGCATTGATAAAGGATTCAAATTTAGATAGTTTCTATCCATCAACTGCACAACATGCAATCAGAGAAGGAAAACTGATAGTAGAAAATCTGAAAGCATTATTTAAAAATGAAAAAAAATTGAAAAAATTCTCTTTTCACAGTATTGGAGTAATGGCCATAATTGGAAACAGAACGGGGATAGCTACCATTAGAGGCTACAGCATTATCGGAATTACTGCGTGGCTAATTTGGAGGGCATATTACTTGGCAAAAATTCCCACGTTAGGAAAAAAATTAAAAATATCTGTGGATTGGGCAACAGACTTTCTTTTAACACGAGACATAACATTGATTGGTACCATTAAAAAGAAAAAGATTCATTTCATACATATCACAGATAATGTTCCATCTATAAAACAACAGTTATCGTCAAATTTGGGATGATTACCTAAACATTACACAGACATAACTTTCAGTTGAAATAACATAAAACGAGTAGTCTTTTAAACAGACTTTAAATATTTTTTCGAAAAATTTTTTTAAAAATTCGGTTCCAATAAATCCTTGAGAATGCTCAATTCTAATGAGAGCCCTCCCAGTTTTTTGCAGGTATTCAAATGTTCCAAAATCAGAATCCTGAAAAAACTTTTGAATTGATGACATAACCTTTGTAACAGTCCCTGGAGTTGATAATGAGGGATCATTACAACTCACATAAGAAACGACATTGTTAATTGCATTTTGAACAGTGTTATGTAGGATTTTTTCAATAGAGCCAAGTACTGGTTTTTTAGGATCATGTATAGGTGCGCTATTAACTGAGTTTTCAAATTCATGGAATAGACGGTCTTTTAACAGTTCATCAACTGTTGATTCGGCTGAATTTTTTACTAATTTCTCATACAAACAAATCATTTTTAATTAAACCAATTATTACCATATGTGTGTCGTGTTTAGACAAACATAATTTAATTTTTTAATAGATTTCAGAATAGAGTAATATCAAACATGAAAAATTTATCTCAGCATGCTACTTTACTAACAACACTGGAACTGGAGAGTTTTGAGAGACCTCAAGTGAAACGCTTCCAAGCATCAGTTTTCGATCTGTTCCGTTTCCTCTTGTTCCCATTATAACCAAATCTGCCTTTGTAGAATAAATGTAAGAGATCACAGATTCTGCAATAGAGGAAGAAATTGCCAAAAAAGATCGACATGGAATCTCATATTTTGCTGCAATTTTTTTTAATTCATTGTGTCTTAGTTTAATTTGATTTAGTTTTTTCTGCTCCAGTATTGTCTGATGAGTATTATAATCTAAAAATGATCTTGATAAAAGATCACTTTGAAAAACTGAAAGAATTAGAATCTCAGTTTTGTGATTCATGTTTAAATTGAGTGCATGCCAAAAAGATCTAGAAGAAAGATTCGAATTATCAAAAGGAATCAAAATATTTCTAAAAATTGGTGCAGGTGATTTTTTTTGAAATTTAGGCCGTATCTGCATAAACAAAGATATTAATCAAATTTTAAAGAATGGTGTGTGGTTAGTTTAAACAAAATAAAGACGAGATGAAATTATTTATATTTATCATGAAGTTTTTTCATTATATCTAAATATGTGGTAATTTGTGAATGGGTAGGCTCTAGATCTTTGAGATTTTTAATATCAACATTAAGTTTTCCTAATTCATCATAGACAGAAGTGTCTTCAATAATATCCAATAATGTTTTAAGACTGAATGGTTTTTGTAAAAGCTCCACAATCTGTTTTAGCGTCTTTATAGATTCTTTTAATGTGTCTTCAACATATGCCGATGCAAACAAAATTCTTTGTTTAGGACACTTTGATAAAATTGAACTTGCAACTTGCATTCCATTTTTTCTAGACAATTGATAATCCAAAACAACTAGATCAAAAGGAATTGAATTAGGTTCTGAATCCAGTTTTGAGAAATATGTTTTAAGAGCAGACTCCCCATCTTCTTTCAGAGTTACAACGTGATTGTGAGATTCAAGAAAAATCTTATATTCTTCAAGTAAATCAACCTCATCCTCAACAATCAAAATTTCCATGATAACCACTCACCATAGTATTATTTATAATCTACAAGAAACAATTTGTTTATCATTATTTGAAACCTTGTTTATTGCCCCCATAATATGCTCAATTTTAAAAGGCTTGAAAATCACTCCATCTGCATTTAATTCTTTTAGTTTTCTATTTGTTTCTTGAGTCAGATCTGCGGTAACCATAATCACCTTTGAATCAGGATATGCATTTTTCAGTGTGCTTAAGAGATAAAAACCATCATACTCAGGCATCCACATATCTGAAAATACAATATCGGGATGCTTTTCCTCATATAATATTACACCTTCCAAACCATTTTCCCCCTTACCTATTACTTCAATACCTCGTAACATAAGAAATTCTGAAAAGACTTCCATGGTGTCAAAATCATCATCAATTACAATGACATTTGTCATGTTCACATAACTTCTATCTACATCAAAAAAGAGTGTTTGAAAATTTTGTACAAACACAGGTGTCTGTTTAATACAGACAACCAGTAATTCAATTTGGTTTTAATTTAAAAAAAATGTTGTTAGAGATCAAAAGTCACTCGCAATTTAGAATTGCAGTATGCATATCAATAATAATTTTGCTGCTAGGAATAGTCATAGTTTTTACTGTCAAAACAATGGAGGAAATAAATCATAATTTTAATTATCATGATGAATATGTTCAAAAATTATCAAATTTTGAGAGCATGAAATCAAAATATGAAAAACAGATGAGAATTTTTGAAATAATGAGTTCAGAAAAGAAATATGTCGAGGGAGGCAGTTTTTGGATATACAATACAGAGATAAAAACAGATCTACAGGATTTTAATGATTTTGTCATGAAAAACCAAAAAATCGACGAATATCTCACAGGAAAAAAATCTTTAGAACTTCAAAAAAAAGTTCTTTCCTATTATGAGCTACATCTGACTTATGAAAACAGTGCATCAGAACTATTGAAATATTTTTACGAAGGAAATCAATCAGAATTTATACGTGAGTATAACGTTGTAAAATCTTTACATCTAGAACTATTAGAAAAAAATGAAGAGATCAAGCAAATATTACAAATAATTCCAATTTATTCTAAATTATCAACAGAGTACATAATTAATAATTTTCAGATATTACAATTGACAATGACAGTAATTGTAGGAATTGTCACCACAATGCTAGTTTTCTTTTTGAATCAGATAAGTGCAAATCTGAAATTAGAGATTAAATCTCAAACAAAAAATCTTCAAAAACTCAATAACAAATTAAGAAGAATAGACAGTAAAAGAAAAGAATTCATTTCAATAGCATCCCATGAATTAAAAGGCCCCATTCAACCGATTTTT
This genomic window from Nitrosopumilus ureiphilus contains:
- a CDS encoding universal stress protein, translated to MQIRPKFQKKSPAPIFRNILIPFDNSNLSSRSFWHALNLNMNHKTEILILSVFQSDLLSRSFLDYNTHQTILEQKKLNQIKLRHNELKKIAAKYEIPCRSFLAISSSIAESVISYIYSTKADLVIMGTRGNGTDRKLMLGSVSLEVSQNSPVPVLLVK
- a CDS encoding response regulator; its protein translation is MEILIVEDEVDLLEEYKIFLESHNHVVTLKEDGESALKTYFSKLDSEPNSIPFDLVVLDYQLSRKNGMQVASSILSKCPKQRILFASAYVEDTLKESIKTLKQIVELLQKPFSLKTLLDIIEDTSVYDELGKLNVDIKNLKDLEPTHSQITTYLDIMKKLHDKYK
- a CDS encoding response regulator, giving the protein MTNVIVIDDDFDTMEVFSEFLMLRGIEVIGKGENGLEGVILYEEKHPDIVFSDMWMPEYDGFYLLSTLKNAYPDSKVIMVTADLTQETNRKLKELNADGVIFKPFKIEHIMGAINKVSNNDKQIVSCRL
- a CDS encoding sensor histidine kinase, whose amino-acid sequence is MLLEIKSHSQFRIAVCISIIILLLGIVIVFTVKTMEEINHNFNYHDEYVQKLSNFESMKSKYEKQMRIFEIMSSEKKYVEGGSFWIYNTEIKTDLQDFNDFVMKNQKIDEYLTGKKSLELQKKVLSYYELHLTYENSASELLKYFYEGNQSEFIREYNVVKSLHLELLEKNEEIKQILQIIPIYSKLSTEYIINNFQILQLTMTVIVGIVTTMLVFFLNQISANLKLEIKSQTKNLQKLNNKLRRIDSKRKEFISIASHELKGPIQPIFGFVELAKTEIISKHEALEGIANVALNLENIANNVLDLTKIENNELELYHEKCNINDIIQEVVNSENFNPEKKVPIKTKLDVDVVLSLDKTRIKQVFRNIIDNCIKFTESGEIKIHTHLLKEEKSLKIFCTDSGPEIPKEILPRIFKKFVTHGNGNISSVGLGLYISKKIIDAHNGEISAYNQNKHPVFEITLPLVTFQINRKRDESSKLQTAI